Proteins encoded in a region of the Paenibacillus pedocola genome:
- a CDS encoding copper amine oxidase N-terminal domain-containing protein codes for MRKWKLSIGILAAAIALSPGSVSAAADSHILLNYKETLLGSSQVVTGGTTLVPLQQLAQTMGYALSWNQSTKSAKLVRPGREVTVTAGVINSTIDGKASALTKAPRILKGKIYVPLVSAVSAMGGKTVYDKSSNSLNIVDELRYSVASAQGRFYWVSQKNGDVFYSASSAGKPVLIGELPFGDLPYTHALEIKNVGKGYDLLLLTDNHYAMFNDFSNGYQALIQGGKIVKQMEYHYSGASYIKAPLLKTTQLYMTDGKSIQYINSDGSLGKLFDLKTITGTEGNFSVEYASEDIILVRLMTNTRLYAIHTASGLGSNLSEKLISSEDRKEWDRADGTDSFYLTKMLVLKKREGNVMTFTYATLPDGKVKTVTYNVTSP; via the coding sequence ATGAGAAAATGGAAGCTTTCAATTGGCATTCTGGCGGCAGCCATTGCTTTAAGCCCGGGTTCCGTGTCCGCTGCGGCGGATAGCCATATTCTGCTGAATTATAAAGAGACTTTACTTGGAAGCAGCCAGGTGGTTACGGGGGGAACTACGCTTGTTCCGCTGCAGCAGCTGGCACAGACGATGGGCTATGCCCTTAGCTGGAACCAGAGCACTAAGTCTGCGAAGCTCGTTCGTCCCGGACGCGAAGTTACAGTGACAGCCGGTGTGATCAACTCCACAATAGACGGTAAAGCGTCAGCCTTGACCAAAGCTCCACGGATCCTGAAAGGTAAAATCTATGTGCCGCTGGTATCAGCGGTCAGTGCAATGGGCGGCAAAACGGTGTACGACAAAAGCAGCAACAGCCTGAATATTGTGGATGAGCTCCGTTATTCGGTCGCATCTGCCCAAGGCAGATTCTACTGGGTCTCACAAAAAAATGGTGATGTCTTCTACAGCGCCTCATCTGCCGGCAAACCCGTGCTGATCGGCGAACTTCCGTTTGGTGATTTGCCGTACACGCATGCCCTGGAGATTAAGAACGTAGGTAAAGGCTATGATCTGCTGCTGCTTACTGATAACCACTATGCGATGTTTAATGATTTCAGCAATGGTTACCAGGCTCTGATTCAAGGCGGGAAAATAGTAAAGCAAATGGAATATCACTACAGCGGCGCTTCCTATATCAAAGCCCCGCTGTTAAAGACTACACAGCTCTATATGACCGACGGCAAGAGCATCCAGTACATCAACAGTGATGGCAGTCTGGGCAAGCTCTTTGACCTGAAGACAATCACAGGAACGGAAGGAAACTTCTCTGTTGAGTATGCTTCCGAGGACATAATCCTGGTGCGTTTAATGACAAACACGCGCTTGTATGCCATTCATACGGCGAGCGGACTAGGCTCGAATCTGAGCGAGAAGTTAATTAGCAGCGAGGACCGTAAGGAATGGGATCGGGCAGATGGGACAGATTCCTTTTATCTGACCAAAATGCTGGTGCTGAAGAAGCGGGAGGGCAATGTGATGACGTTCACCTATGCCACGCTGCCTGACGGGAAGGTAAAGACTGTAACATATAATGTGACTTCGCCGTAA
- a CDS encoding carbohydrate ABC transporter permease, whose translation MEKIKKSSAVNTKISKTIIYIICIFLAVLSILPFWIMFVNATRSTPEIQSGLSLLPSSHLSRNLHVLLDKSFDPLHGFLNSLIISTFATLCTVYFSSLAAYGLVTYKWKLRKPFFTFIICVMMIPSQASAIGFYQFMYKLHWTNSFLPLILPAIAAPAVVFFMRQYLLATLSHEIVEASRVDGSGEIKTFNRIILPLMMPAVATQAIFAFVANWNNLFMPMILLTRKEKYTMPIMVSLLKGDIYKMEFGSIYMGLALTSLPLFVVYFLLSRYIIAGVALGGVKE comes from the coding sequence ATGGAAAAAATTAAGAAAAGCAGTGCCGTTAACACAAAAATAAGCAAGACAATCATTTATATCATCTGTATCTTCTTGGCGGTGCTCAGTATTCTTCCGTTCTGGATCATGTTTGTCAATGCCACGCGCTCTACACCAGAAATCCAAAGCGGCCTTTCACTGCTTCCTTCGTCCCACCTGTCGAGAAACTTGCATGTACTGCTCGACAAAAGCTTTGATCCGCTTCACGGATTTCTGAATTCATTGATTATTTCCACTTTTGCAACGCTTTGCACAGTCTATTTCTCGTCCTTGGCCGCCTATGGACTTGTGACCTATAAATGGAAGCTGCGCAAGCCATTCTTTACTTTCATTATTTGCGTAATGATGATTCCATCCCAGGCCAGCGCAATCGGTTTCTATCAGTTTATGTATAAACTGCATTGGACCAATAGCTTCCTTCCGCTGATTCTGCCTGCAATTGCAGCGCCTGCGGTAGTCTTCTTCATGCGCCAGTATCTGCTGGCAACGTTGTCCCATGAGATTGTGGAAGCTTCACGTGTGGATGGTTCCGGTGAAATCAAGACATTCAACCGGATTATCCTGCCGCTGATGATGCCAGCTGTAGCGACACAGGCGATCTTTGCCTTTGTAGCCAACTGGAATAACCTGTTCATGCCGATGATACTGCTGACCAGGAAGGAAAAATATACGATGCCGATCATGGTAAGCTTACTTAAGGGCGATATTTACAAGATGGAGTTCGGCTCAATCTATATGGGATTGGCTTTGACATCTCTGCCGCTGTTCGTGGTTTACTTCCTCCTGTCCCGGTATATTATCGCGGGTGTAGCACTCGGAGGCGTGAAGGAATAA
- a CDS encoding cysteine hydrolase family protein, with protein sequence MKLGYLIIDMQEIHVRDHVDKKTLDRACEYINYVSDILRAKDQLIIHIQDIEGMEEATKEHYNIIPEVQVSDSDLKVTKEYSNAFWKTELEQILTDHGVELLIISGFSAEHCVQFTYNGASERGFRPVLLQNGILSAHSDVIISAHRDRNLISYPVIPYLINQ encoded by the coding sequence ATGAAGCTGGGCTATTTGATTATCGATATGCAGGAAATCCACGTGCGGGATCATGTGGACAAGAAAACATTGGACCGGGCCTGTGAATATATCAATTATGTCTCAGATATACTCCGGGCGAAGGACCAGCTGATCATTCATATTCAGGATATTGAAGGCATGGAGGAAGCAACGAAGGAGCACTATAATATCATTCCCGAAGTTCAAGTGTCGGATAGTGATCTGAAGGTAACCAAAGAGTACTCCAATGCGTTCTGGAAGACGGAACTGGAGCAGATTTTAACGGATCATGGAGTTGAGCTGCTGATCATTTCCGGCTTCTCGGCTGAGCATTGCGTGCAATTCACCTATAATGGGGCAAGTGAGCGCGGCTTCCGGCCGGTTCTGCTGCAAAATGGAATTCTGAGCGCACATAGCGACGTAATCATTTCTGCACACAGAGACCGCAACCTGATCTCTTATCCGGTAATCCCTTATCTGATTAATCAATAA
- a CDS encoding nucleoside deaminase yields the protein MSQDELFMKEAIRLSQLAVEHGNEPFGAVLVKDGEIVYSNENQIYSATDPTFHAEAGLLRKFCAETHITDLQDYTLYSSCEPCFMCSGAMVWTKLGRLVYAASDIDLCDLLDEQGSNASQIVFGNSYHKPEVTGGILREESLKILSNYFPQNKKG from the coding sequence ATGAGCCAAGACGAACTTTTCATGAAAGAAGCAATTAGACTTTCTCAACTTGCTGTTGAGCATGGTAACGAACCTTTTGGTGCAGTATTGGTTAAAGATGGTGAAATTGTTTATAGTAACGAGAACCAGATTTATTCAGCGACTGATCCAACGTTCCATGCAGAAGCAGGCTTGCTACGGAAATTCTGTGCAGAAACACACATAACCGATTTACAAGATTACACGTTATATTCAAGCTGTGAACCATGTTTTATGTGCTCTGGTGCGATGGTTTGGACAAAGCTTGGGCGACTCGTTTATGCCGCCAGTGATATCGATCTATGTGATCTTTTAGACGAGCAGGGAAGCAATGCTTCTCAAATTGTATTTGGAAACTCATACCATAAACCTGAAGTTACAGGCGGAATATTGCGAGAAGAAAGCCTAAAAATATTGTCCAACTATTTCCCGCAAAACAAAAAAGGCTAA
- a CDS encoding LLM class flavin-dependent oxidoreductase, translating to MEIGISTFLETTPDPVTGKVISHAERLREAVEEIVLADQVGLDVYGIGEHHRADYAGSAPAVVLAAAAAITKNIRLTSAVTVLSSDDPVRVYQAFSTLDGISNGRAEIMAGRGSFIESFPLFGYSLDDYNELFEEKLELLLAIRASEKVTWRGGHRPAIDNLPVYPRAVQDPLPVWIATGGNPESAIRAGTLGLPVAFAIIGGMPERFAPLVKLYKEAAVRAGHNPDKLQIATHSHGFVGETTEQAAALFYPSTQAQMNVIGRERGWGQTYNRATYDDARSLRGALYVGDSEYVAEKIILLHKNLGVTRFFLHVNVGTMPHREVLRAIELLGTKVAPIVRKELARG from the coding sequence ATGGAGATTGGAATTAGCACATTTTTGGAAACTACACCGGACCCGGTGACCGGCAAGGTAATCAGCCATGCCGAAAGATTGCGTGAAGCGGTAGAGGAGATCGTACTTGCCGACCAGGTCGGGCTGGACGTATATGGAATAGGAGAGCATCACCGCGCCGATTACGCCGGAAGCGCGCCTGCTGTAGTACTGGCTGCTGCAGCGGCGATAACCAAGAACATCCGGCTTACCAGTGCCGTCACGGTACTGTCCTCGGATGATCCGGTCCGGGTCTATCAGGCATTCTCCACCCTCGACGGCATCTCGAACGGCCGGGCGGAGATTATGGCGGGACGCGGTTCTTTTATTGAATCCTTCCCGCTGTTCGGCTACAGCCTGGACGATTATAACGAATTGTTCGAAGAAAAGCTGGAGCTGCTCCTGGCGATCCGCGCCTCCGAGAAGGTAACCTGGCGCGGCGGCCACCGTCCTGCCATCGATAACCTGCCGGTCTACCCGCGGGCTGTGCAGGATCCGCTGCCGGTGTGGATTGCGACAGGCGGAAATCCCGAGTCGGCGATCCGCGCAGGCACGCTTGGCCTTCCGGTTGCGTTCGCCATCATCGGCGGAATGCCGGAACGGTTCGCTCCGCTGGTTAAGCTGTACAAGGAGGCTGCTGTCCGGGCCGGACATAACCCCGACAAGCTGCAGATCGCGACCCATTCCCACGGCTTTGTCGGAGAAACCACAGAGCAGGCTGCTGCCTTGTTCTACCCTTCGACCCAGGCGCAGATGAATGTCATCGGGCGCGAACGCGGCTGGGGCCAGACTTACAACCGTGCCACTTACGACGATGCCCGCAGCCTGCGCGGCGCGCTGTATGTCGGCGATTCCGAATATGTGGCGGAGAAAATTATTTTGCTGCATAAAAATCTCGGCGTGACCCGCTTCTTCCTGCATGTCAACGTAGGCACCATGCCGCACCGTGAGGTCCTGCGCGCCATTGAGCTGCTGGGCACCAAGGTGGCTCCGATCGTACGCAAAGAGCTGGCCCGGGGCTAA
- a CDS encoding peptidase G2 autoproteolytic cleavage domain-containing protein, translated as MENGAGNTAGAAAAYSEGYSTQASGESAHAEGSTTIASGSAAHAEGHLTQATNDTAHAEGTSTTASGEASHAEGYLTHATGNSTHAEGALTLAAGAEAHAEGNSTQALGDHSHAEGHSTTASGTAAHAEGANTVAGGSFAHAEGVSSVSSGAYAHAEGANTTADGQASHAEGFMTQAFGANSHAEGENTMVMPDHTGAHIMGQNGSTRFAYSWHLANGLTVGPSLNSAVIEGATGNLYLDGTVISPAAADYAEMFETADGIALEPGYFVTFDGAGDKIRKATSGDSYILGVVSARPAILADSSDLRWHKLFVTDEWDRILYQEVEVPEVRDPAGNVLRTATTKIEPVLNPDWNASQAYIPRIEREEWVAVGILGKLLVRDDGTCQPGSYCMPNNDGIATAAPAGYRVLNRTRDDQIRIFVR; from the coding sequence GTGGAGAATGGGGCAGGAAATACGGCGGGTGCTGCAGCCGCTTATTCGGAAGGCTATTCTACACAAGCCAGCGGGGAGAGCGCCCATGCCGAAGGCAGCACTACGATTGCCAGCGGCAGTGCGGCACATGCTGAAGGGCATCTTACGCAGGCAACGAACGATACGGCCCATGCGGAGGGCACTTCTACAACCGCCAGTGGAGAAGCATCGCATGCCGAAGGATATTTAACCCATGCAACCGGCAATAGTACGCATGCAGAGGGAGCATTGACGCTGGCAGCCGGAGCGGAGGCTCATGCCGAAGGCAATAGCACCCAGGCTTTGGGCGATCATTCGCATGCGGAAGGGCATAGCACGACCGCAAGTGGCACAGCCGCTCATGCGGAAGGGGCAAACACGGTGGCCGGCGGCTCGTTCGCCCATGCGGAAGGTGTAAGCAGCGTCTCCAGCGGGGCTTATGCCCATGCAGAGGGCGCTAATACCACGGCCGATGGTCAGGCTTCCCACGCAGAGGGTTTTATGACTCAGGCCTTTGGGGCGAATTCCCATGCCGAAGGGGAGAACACGATGGTAATGCCGGATCATACAGGAGCGCATATTATGGGCCAGAACGGTTCCACCCGGTTTGCCTACTCCTGGCATCTGGCGAACGGGCTGACGGTGGGACCTAGCCTTAATTCTGCAGTGATCGAAGGAGCAACAGGCAATTTGTATTTGGATGGTACAGTCATTTCCCCGGCAGCGGCCGATTATGCGGAGATGTTCGAAACGGCTGACGGTATAGCGCTGGAGCCTGGATATTTCGTTACCTTTGACGGTGCCGGCGATAAGATCCGTAAGGCCACCTCCGGGGATTCTTATATTCTCGGTGTAGTGAGTGCAAGACCGGCTATCCTGGCGGATTCAAGCGATCTGCGCTGGCATAAGCTGTTCGTGACTGATGAGTGGGACCGGATTCTATATCAGGAGGTGGAGGTTCCGGAGGTCAGAGATCCGGCGGGCAACGTGCTCCGCACCGCTACAACCAAAATAGAGCCGGTCTTAAATCCCGACTGGAACGCTTCACAGGCCTATATCCCGCGTATCGAAAGAGAGGAATGGGTCGCGGTAGGCATCCTCGGCAAGCTGCTTGTCCGCGATGACGGCACCTGCCAGCCGGGAAGCTACTGTATGCCGAATAATGATGGAATTGCGACTGCCGCTCCAGCCGGATACCGTGTATTGAACAGGACGCGTGATGACCAAATCCGTATTTTTGTGAGATAA
- a CDS encoding GNAT family N-acetyltransferase: MPISFKPYTRVPGFTPEFQRVHEFLFRLNDPEVINEGFLWGRWEWMFSLPFLDTANLHKIGIWEDAGRIVGLATYEQNVGNVWFSVDPGYVFLKEEMLLYAKDSLRKDGEVQVLIRDSDSDFQQIAAGLGLKPTQEHECNAVIPIEESLMKYTLPEGYRIVSLADEFDLNKYNKVLWRGFNHEGEAPEAIQDLLDRQTELSGPHVDLNLKIAVAAPDGQFVAYCGMWHLPGNDYALVEPVATDPAYRMKGLGKAAVLEGVRRCGERGAKRAYVGSSQQFYYSIGFRPYSTETWWKHSSVRK; the protein is encoded by the coding sequence ATGCCAATATCATTTAAACCCTATACCCGTGTACCCGGTTTTACTCCGGAGTTTCAGCGTGTTCATGAGTTTCTATTCCGGCTGAATGATCCGGAGGTTATTAATGAAGGATTTTTGTGGGGGCGCTGGGAGTGGATGTTTTCTTTACCGTTCCTGGATACAGCGAATCTCCATAAAATCGGGATCTGGGAGGACGCCGGGAGAATCGTGGGACTCGCTACCTATGAACAAAATGTCGGTAATGTCTGGTTTAGTGTGGACCCCGGTTATGTTTTTTTGAAGGAGGAAATGCTGCTGTATGCCAAAGACTCGCTAAGAAAAGACGGGGAAGTCCAGGTACTGATCCGTGATTCCGACAGTGATTTTCAGCAGATTGCCGCCGGGCTGGGTTTAAAACCCACGCAGGAACATGAGTGTAATGCTGTGATCCCCATCGAAGAATCCTTAATGAAATACACCTTGCCTGAGGGATACCGTATCGTCAGCCTGGCGGATGAGTTCGATTTAAACAAATATAATAAAGTGTTGTGGCGCGGGTTCAATCACGAAGGAGAAGCGCCAGAAGCCATCCAGGATCTGCTGGATAGACAGACGGAGCTCTCCGGCCCTCATGTGGATCTGAATCTGAAAATTGCCGTTGCCGCCCCGGACGGCCAGTTTGTTGCTTACTGCGGGATGTGGCATCTGCCCGGGAATGATTATGCGCTGGTAGAGCCTGTTGCAACCGATCCGGCGTACCGGATGAAGGGTTTAGGCAAGGCTGCGGTTCTGGAAGGCGTCAGACGATGCGGAGAACGCGGGGCGAAAAGGGCGTATGTCGGTTCATCCCAGCAGTTCTACTACAGCATCGGGTTTCGCCCGTATTCGACCGAGACGTGGTGGAAGCACAGCTCCGTCCGTAAGTAA